From a single Cytophagia bacterium CHB2 genomic region:
- a CDS encoding type II toxin-antitoxin system VapC family toxin yields the protein MERERLLIDTSILIDHLRKPQKDKTTFYQLSTKYDFVISAITEFEFLIGSSPANRQFTEKLLAGLPVLPFDSACVKSASKIYQDLKARNQLISLPDIFIAATALTHDFQLLTLNHKHFERVSSIKLFVNENT from the coding sequence ATGGAACGTGAACGACTTTTGATCGATACTTCGATTTTGATCGACCATTTGCGCAAGCCGCAAAAAGACAAAACGACTTTCTATCAACTTTCTACGAAGTATGATTTTGTGATTTCTGCCATCACAGAATTTGAGTTTCTAATTGGTTCGTCGCCTGCAAATCGTCAGTTTACCGAAAAACTACTTGCAGGTTTGCCGGTTTTGCCGTTTGATTCTGCCTGCGTAAAATCAGCTTCGAAAATTTATCAGGATTTGAAAGCAAGGAACCAACTTATTTCACTGCCGGATATTTTCATTGCCGCAACTGCTCTGACACATGATTTTCAACTTCTGACCTTGAATCATAAGCACTTCGAAAGAGTCAGTAGTATTAAGCTGTTTGTCAATGAAAACACGTAA
- a CDS encoding DUF4160 domain-containing protein, translated as MPTVLIDGPYSFVFFSSDKSEPAHIHVKRDRQVAKFWLDPILPATNRGFKEHELNQIARLVVKHQQKLLEAWHEYFSA; from the coding sequence ATGCCTACCGTATTGATTGATGGTCCGTACAGTTTTGTATTTTTTAGTTCCGACAAAAGCGAGCCAGCTCATATTCATGTTAAGCGAGATCGACAGGTGGCAAAATTCTGGCTCGATCCGATTCTACCCGCAACCAATCGCGGATTCAAAGAGCACGAGTTGAACCAAATCGCTCGCCTCGTGGTAAAACATCAGCAAAAACTTTTAGAGGCTTGGCATGAGTACTTTAGTGCTTGA
- a CDS encoding DUF2442 domain-containing protein encodes MSTLVLETEPAVTQVMINDEKLIVELADGRTIVVPLSWYPRLQHASPKERGNWHLLGDGYAIEWPDLDEHIGIEGLLAGRRSGESQKSFQRWLASRQ; translated from the coding sequence ATGAGTACTTTAGTGCTTGAAACAGAACCGGCGGTGACGCAAGTCATGATTAACGATGAAAAGCTGATCGTCGAACTTGCCGATGGCCGAACCATAGTTGTTCCGCTATCATGGTATCCGCGCCTGCAACACGCTTCTCCGAAAGAGCGCGGAAATTGGCACTTGCTCGGCGACGGCTATGCCATCGAATGGCCTGATCTCGACGAGCATATCGGCATCGAGGGGCTTTTGGCCGGGCGGCGCAGCGGCGAAAGCCAGAAATCATTTCAGCGTTGGCTTGCCAGCCGGCAATAA